The Rhodanobacter sp. LX-99 genome segment TACAGCCACACCGCGAAGCCGCCGACCAGACCCACCATCACGCCGCGACGGCTGGCGCCGCGCCAGTACAACGCGGCGATCAGCGCCGGCGCGAACTGCGCCACCGCGGCGAATGCGAGCAGGCCCGTGGCGGCCAGGTTCTCCGCGTTCGCGGCGACCCGGTAGTAGGCGTAGGCCATCACCGCCAGCAGGATGATCGCCACCCGGCGCACGCCCAGCACCAAGTGCGACAGGTCGCTGCGCTGCTCCAGTCGCAGCCGGCGGATGCGCAGCAGCGCCGGCATCACCAGGTCGTTGCTTATCATCGTCGACAGCGCCACCGAGGCCACGATCACCATGCCGGTCGCCGCCGAGAAGCCGCCAATGAAGGCCAGCAGCGCCATGCCGCGATCGCCGTACGCCATCGGCAGGGTCAGCACCCACGCGTCGGCGGTGCCATCGCGCACCAGCGGCATGTGCGCGCCGGCCGCCACGATCGGCAGCACCGCCACGCTGACGATGACCAGGTACAGCGGCACCATCCAGCGCGCGCGGGTGAGATCGCCGGCGTCCTCGCACTCGACCATGCCTATCTGGAACTGCCGCGGCAGGCAGAACATGGCGCAGAACGCCAGCATGGTCTGCGCCAGGAAACCGGGCGACAGGCCATGGCTCAACTGCGTGACCGGCAGCTGCACCGTGCTGACCAGCCCCGGCCCCTGCCACAGCGCGTAGCCGGCCAGCGCCACGAAAGCCAGCAGCTTGATCAGCGACTCCAGCGCGATCGCCAGCATCATGCCGTGGTGATGCTCGGTGGCGTCGATGCTGCGCGTGCCGAACAGGATCGCGAACACCGCCAGCAGCGCCGCGCACCACATCGCGCTGTCGATGCCGCCGGCCGTTACCATGCCGTGCCTGACGCCGCCGAGCACGCCGAACGACATCGCCACCGCCTTGAACTGCAGCGCGATGTACGGCACCACCGCGATCACCGCGATCACCGCCACCAGCGCCGCCAGGCCGTGCGACTTGCCGAAGCGCGCGCCGATGAAGTCCGCGATCGAAGTGATGTTGCGCTGCCTCACCACCTGCACCAACCGGCGCAGCAAGCCAAAACCGAACACGAACAGCAGGACCGGGCCGAGGTAGATCGGCAGGTAGGCCAGGCCGTCGCGCGCCGCCGTGCCGACCGCGCCGTAGAACGTCCACGACGAGCAGTACACCGCCAGCGCCAGGCTGTAGACGATCGGACGCAGGCGCGGCTGGCGCGGATACAGCGGCCGACGGTCGCCCGCGTAGGCCACCACGAACAGCAGCCCGACGTACAGCAGCGATACCAGCAACAACAGCCAGCCCTGGATCAAGCCTCGTTCTCCCCAGCCAGACGGATCGACGACCGCTGCGCCCGCGCCATTCGCGCGCTTGTGCCATGGCGGTGCCGACGGCACCATGCACGGATGACCGCCGCGCACGCACCGACGCTTGCCAACGTAGCAGAGCACCTGCGCGATGACGAGATTCACGTGTGGCGGCTGGACTACCGGCCGTCGCACAAGCGCGCGCCGCTGCGCGGGGTGCTGGCCGCCTATCTCGGCATCGCCGCGGAGCAGGTGGCGCTGGCCGATGGCGAACACGGCCGCCCGGCGCTCGCCGCCGGGCTCGATCCATCACTCGGTTTCAACTGGTCGCACAGCGACGGGCAGGCGCTGATCGCCATCGGCCGGCACATCGCGCCGGGGATCGATCTCGAGCGCCTGCGTCCGCGCGCACGCGCACTGGAGATCGCCGAACGCTATTTCAGCGTCGACGAGGCCGCAGCCCTGGCCGCGTTGCCGGCGGCGGAGCGCAGCGCCGCCTTCCTCGAATTGTGGACCGCCAAGGAAGCCGTGTTGAAGGCGCTGGGCCGCGGCATCGCGTTCGGCCTGAACCGGCTCAGCATCGCCAGCGCCGTCGACCGGCTGCAACTGCAGCGGCTGGAGGGCGACGACGTCGGCGCCTGGCAGTTGCAGCGGCTGGACATCGACAGCAGCCTGGTCGCGACGCTGGCGTGGCGCGGCGGCGAACGCCGGATCCGCCTCGGCACGCTTGCCAGCGGCGCCTGATCGGCGCACTGTTTCCGGTCCATCGACCGGCCCCGCGCCAACCGGGCCGTGATGCCGACCGCTTTCAACCGCCCAGGATCGCTCGTCTGCCATGACCCTGCT includes the following:
- a CDS encoding 4'-phosphopantetheinyl transferase superfamily protein; the encoded protein is MTAAHAPTLANVAEHLRDDEIHVWRLDYRPSHKRAPLRGVLAAYLGIAAEQVALADGEHGRPALAAGLDPSLGFNWSHSDGQALIAIGRHIAPGIDLERLRPRARALEIAERYFSVDEAAALAALPAAERSAAFLELWTAKEAVLKALGRGIAFGLNRLSIASAVDRLQLQRLEGDDVGAWQLQRLDIDSSLVATLAWRGGERRIRLGTLASGA